In Chaetodon trifascialis isolate fChaTrf1 chromosome 6, fChaTrf1.hap1, whole genome shotgun sequence, one DNA window encodes the following:
- the npy8br gene encoding neuropeptide Y receptor Y8b yields MEPQHNTNHNHALWKEIPWDFTEDCSLSVGGTTFLIIAYSTVMAVGLIGNSCLVFVITRHKEMHNVTNIFIANLSCSDILMCIVCLPVTIIYTLMDRWILGDALCKLTPFIQCISVTVSIFSLVLIAMERYQLIVHPTGWKPVVAQSYLAVAVTWIVACLISVPFLSYSILTLPFQNLSIPLPVSEHLVCMERWPSVQERRAYTTSLLVFQYFLPLALIMVCYLHVYLRLRRRKDMVERGRNSTQKKNKGSTRINAMLISIVVAFALSWLPLNVFNTVFDWNHEAIPSCGHDIIFSFCHLAAMASTCVNPIIYGFLNSNFQKQLKSTLLRCRCWGVAERYESVPLSTVSTEVTKGSILSNGSISINT; encoded by the coding sequence ATGGAGCCGCAGCACAACACCAACCACAACCACGCCCTGTGGAAGGAGATACCGTGGGATTTCACGGAGGACTGCTCGCTCTCGGTCGGCGGCACCACTTTCCTCATCATAGCTTACAGCACAGTCATGGCCGTAGGTCTCATTGGGAACTCCTGCCTCGTGTTTGTCATCACGCGGCACAAAGAGATGCACAACGTCACCAACATCTTCATCGCCAACCTGTCCTGCTCTGACATCCTCATGTGCATCGTGTGCCTGCCGGTCACTATTATCTACACGCTGATGGACCGCTGGATCCTGGGAGACGCCCTCTGTAAGCTCACGCCCTTCATCCAGTGCATATCAGTCACTGTTTCCATCTTCTCCCTCGTCCTCATCGCCATGGAGCGCTACCAGCTCATCGTCCACCCGACCGGGTGGAAGCCCGTGGTGGCGCAGTCCTACTTGGCCGTGGCCGTCACCTGGATCGTGGCCTGTCTGATCTCGGTGCCTTTCCTGTCCTACAGCATCCTCACTCTGCCTTTCCAGAACCTGAGCATCCCCCTCCCAGTCAGCGAACACCTCGTCTGTATGGAGCGCTGGCCGTCGGTTCAAGAACGGCGAGCTTACACCACCTCCCTGCTCGTCTTTCAGTACTTCCTCCCTCTGGCCCTCATCATGGTCTGCTACCTGCACGTCTACCTGCGcctcaggaggaggaaggacatGGTGGAGCGCGGCAGGAACTCCAcccagaagaaaaacaagggcTCCACGAGGATCAACGCCATGCTGATCTCTATAGTGGTGGCGTTTGCCCTCTCCTGGCTCCCTCTCAACGTCTTCAACACGGTGTTTGACTGGAACCACGAGGCCATCCCCTCCTGCGGCCATGACATCATCTTCTCCTTCTGCCACCTCGCAGCCATGGCCTCCACCTGCGTCAACCCCATCATCTATGGCTTCCTCAACAGCAACTTCCAGAAACAGCTCAAGTCCACCCTGCTGCGCTGTCGCTGCTGGGGGGTGGCGGAGAGGTACGAGAGCGTCCCGCTGTCCACCGTCAGCACGGAGGTCACCAAGGGATCGATCTTGAGCAATGGATCGATCAGCATCAATACTTAG